The Streptomyces lienomycini sequence AGGGCGTGCCGGTACGGCTGTGCGCCAGCGGTGACCGGGCGTCGTACCTGGCGGAGATCCAGGCCACGCTCGGGGCCGGCCCCTGCGTGAGTGCCGCCGAGTCGGGAGCCGCGGTGCTCGCCCGCGATCTGGCGTCCGGTGCGGACGCCGGCCGGTGGCCGGTCTTCGCCCAGCAGGCGACGGCGGTCGGCGTACGCGCGGTCTACGCGCTGCCGCTGGGCGAGGACACCGCCTGCCTGGGCACCCTCGACCTGTACCGCGACACCCCGGGCGGGCTGACCGGACCGCAGCTGCGCACGGCACGGCTCGTGGCCGGTGTCATGACGGTGGCCCTGATGGCGCTGCCGCGCGGGCACGGGACCTGGCTGGACGAGCTGGCCGGCGACCACGACGAGATCCACCGGGCTGTCGGCATGATCATGGCCCAGCTGCGGACCGGTCCCGGCGACGCCCTGGCCCGGCTGCGCGCCGACGCGTTCGCCC is a genomic window containing:
- a CDS encoding GAF and ANTAR domain-containing protein, with the protein product MPPSDEPRWPSDGSRAAEHILARVRGAPPGEVPDRLCATAVRLLPVNGASASLRVEGVPVRLCASGDRASYLAEIQATLGAGPCVSAAESGAAVLARDLASGADAGRWPVFAQQATAVGVRAVYALPLGEDTACLGTLDLYRDTPGGLTGPQLRTARLVAGVMTVALMALPRGHGTWLDELAGDHDEIHRAVGMIMAQLRTGPGDALARLRADAFARDRTVHEAAREVLAHRHRVDGDRWPDAD